A genome region from Penicillium psychrofluorescens genome assembly, chromosome: 3 includes the following:
- a CDS encoding uncharacterized protein (ID:PFLUO_005722-T1.cds;~source:funannotate) — MFAATVRRVNALKARVPLLNQIHLNFIFLHYCYIICSALICSIIVYPAGNIAYIDALFLSAGAATQSGLNTVNLNELLLYQQITFYLVTCLCTPIFIHGAVVFIRLYWFEKRFQHVVRDARAIRRTRSRMETVSGDKEGQDLSRAELGVGGRSIVVMRDGAGDARETRIPDSFNNKAPDEVNTSPGPPNGKAIGGQSDSDDPENPPLEQRFGLGSLRVPSQLSPEHHIAFLENQRKNKGALRIPSPREYDRGGVPQALGEALEEAGGEKQAEPPSPESAYRRESRKSEESEQIGPREGPHITINEPDIMRSRTRGSTFPRLDTRPTVRETNDGGETLDPAITRKSTFRGLFRSFTQEKEQPTQPYLSWNATVARNSNFVDLTEEQRDELGGIEYRALKTLAVVLIFYYIGFHVIGAVSMIGWIMTEDHWGNVVRSDGVGRPWWGLFTAASAFNDLGFTLTPDSMYSFQRAIFPLLMFAFLIIIGNTAFPCMLRFLIWVISKIVPRGTALWEELKFLLDHPRRCFTLLFPRNATWWLVAILAALNGIDVIFFIILDLNDRAVTQFSPGVRVVDGFFQAAATRTAGFGIISLYDLHPAIQVSYLIMMYISVFPIAISMRRTNVYEEKSLGVYSNTGEDDSDDISQSTPNYIGTHLRRQLSFDLWYVFMGLFIIAIAEGSRIQNENDYGFQLFTVLFEVVSAYGTVGLSFGYPGTDPSFSGEFNVVSKLVIIAMQIRGRHRGLPYSLDRAVLLPSDALNRHETEDAERRIRRRTSNLSGAGSVGRPQTRSLSQSRPDGALSTGLDTYDWNEAQPNGDALVHRQSTVRSNR, encoded by the exons ATGTTCGCGGCCACCGTCCGGCGCGTGAACGCCCTCAAAGCTCGAGTTCCGCTGCTGAATCAGATCCATCTCAACTTCATCTTCCTACATTATTGCTATATCATATGCTCGGCCTTGATCTGCTCCATTATTGTCTATCCCGCCGGCAATATCGCCTATATCGACGCGCTCTTTCTGTCTGCAGGTGCCGCCACCCAGAGTGGGCTCAACACCGTCAACTTGAACGAGCTGCTCCTCTACCAGCAAATTACTTTCTATCTAGTCACGTGTCTGTGCACGCCGATCTTCATCCATGGTGCCGTCGTATTTATTCGATTATACTGGTTCGAAAAACGTTTTCAGCATGTGGTGCGCGATGCCCGAGCCATACGTCGCACCCGGTCTCGCATGGAGACTGTCAGCGGGGACAAGGAAGGACAGGACCTGAGCCGCGCCGAATTGGGAGTCGGCGGTCGCTCGATTGTCGTCATGCGCGACGGTGCCGGCGATGCCAGGGAAACCCGCATACCGGATAGCTTCAACAACAAGGCCCCGGACGAGGTCAATACAAGCCCTGGACCGCCAAACGGGAAAGCAATTGGTGGCCAATCGGACTCGGATGACCCGGAGAATCCCCCCCTGGAACAACGCTTCGGGCTCGGTAGCTTGCGAGTACCCAGCCAGCTGAGCCCGGAACATCACATTGCCTTCTTGGAGAACCAGCGCAAAAACAAAGGCGCATTGCGGATCCCCAGTCCCCGCGAGTACGACCGCGGTGGTGTTCCCCAGGCACTCGGCGAGGCGCTCGAAGAGGCAGGGGGGGAGAAGCAGGCTGAGCCCCCAAGTCCTGAGTCTGCGTACCGGCGCGAGTCTCGAAAGTCAGAGGAATCCGAGCAGATCGGTCCTCGTGAAGGACCACACATCACGATCAACGAGCCGGACATTATGCGCTCCCGTACGCGCGGAAGTACTTTTCCTCGACTAGATACACGTCCCACTGTCCGCGAGACCAATGATGGGGGCGAGACCCTGGACCCAGCTATAACGCGCAAAAGCACGTTCAGGGGCCTCTTCCGCTCTTTCACacaggagaaggaacagcCGACTCAGCCTTATCTCAGCTGGAATGCGACGGTGGCTCGGAATTCCAATTTCGTCGATCTGACCGAGGAACAGCGTGACGAGCTGGGTGGCATCGAGTACCGCGCGCTCAAGACCCTCGCGGTCGTGCTGATTTTTTACTACATTGGTTTCCATGTCATCGGTGCGGTCAGCATGATCGGTTGGATCATGACCGAAGATCACTGGGGCAATGTCGTGCGGTCGGATGGTGTTGGTCGCCCCTGGTGGGGGCTTTTCACGGCCGCATCCGCTTTCAACGACTTGGGTTTTACACTGACCCCAGACTCGATGTATTCTTTCCAAAGGGCCATCTTCCCCCTGCTGATGTTTGCATTCCTGATTATCATTGGTAACACGGCGTTCCCGTGTATGCTTCGCTTTCTTATCTGGGTCATTTCCAAGATAGTGCCTCGGGGCACCGCTCTGTGGGAGGAGTTGAAGTTCCTTCTGGATCATCCGCGACGGTGTTTCACTCTTCTGTTTCCCCGGAATGCGACCTGGTGGCTGGTTGCCATTCTGGCGGCACTGAACGGGATTGATGTTATCTTTTTCATCATTTTAGAT CTCAACGACCGCGCGGTCACTCAATTCTCTCCCGGGGTCCGAGTCgtggatggcttcttccaagcagcagccaccCGAACGGCTGGATTCGGTATCATCAGCTTGTACGATCTTCATCCCGCAATCCAGGTCTCGTACCTGATCATGATGTATATATCCGTCTTCCCAATCGCCATCTCCATGCGCCGAACCAACGTCTACGAAGAGAAGAGTCTCGGCGTCTACAGCAACACCGGCGAAGATGATAGTGATGACATAAGTCAGTCCACTCCCAACTATATTGGCACCCACTTGCGTCGCCAGCTGAGTTTCGACTTGTGGTATGTCTTCATGGGGCTGTTCATCATCGCTATCGCAGAAGGCAGCCGGATACAGAACGAAAATGACTACGGCTTCCAGCTGTTCACCGTGTTGTTTGAGGTTGTCTCCGCTTACGGTACCGTGGGCCTGTCCTTCGGGTATCCAGGCACCGACCCTTCATTCTCTGGCGAGTTCAATGTGGTTTCCAAGCTGGTGATCATTGCCATGCAGATCCGTGGTCGCCATCGTGGTCTGCCCTACTCCCTGGATCGCGCCGTCCTCCTTCCATCCGATGCGCTCAACCGCCACGAAACAGAAGATGCCGAGCGTCGTATACGCCGCCGTACCTCCAATCTTAGCGGCGCAGGATCCGTAGGACGGCCGCAAACACGCTCCCTCTCTCAATCCCGCCCCGACGGCGCCTTGTCCACGGGTTTGGATACCTATGACTGGAACGAGGCGCAGCCCAACGGTGATGCTCTCGTGCATCGCCAGTCGACCGTCCGGTCAAACCGGTAA
- a CDS encoding uncharacterized protein (ID:PFLUO_005723-T1.cds;~source:funannotate): MRRPHGLGPTAQPAPQFTIKHDSVRNACVSPETSAEQPSSPPTMNGNNASIARSMSRYRRNRPGANDKPPTAVPATPALPKSTRSQPTEHALTQRYRKQNACDARDIEDTRTAQPNAVDDDQLAKERQRQHAMDQLTGASETTRAMSAQPRRREENQQPTKEKQRDEEKYSEAQLQASRPDPAAENRKSFLQKAKLSRSKETFRSDDSTPKYIEVGGGGIVPGIDAPVSAVNAGERRVLVQYGELTMDFAVTPSTQAQDILMAAPKRLSRDVDPAKFILMESFHQLGLERPLRRYERIRDVMNSWAHDNDSRLFITPPASVDALDQLDAQHISSEQPRAVTVYLYYSQRPRRWDKRYITLRADGQVTMAKKEGAKDQTNICHLSDFDIYVPNARALAKEIKPSKRICYAIKSQQKSSMFLKSENFVHFFTTNDRTMAEKWYQAAQKWRSWYMVNTLGAGQRVEEEAALLRQSETRTSSSRKKTLLEDAEPPMQAQRSVDQQRTTSKELSTRKKTQREHAPPPSSFPETLTVNTNVAGSNGGKALVQGISPEEVEASTFSPSGLLGRTYTQRQRAMREQEEKDKRAAQDPPFSSHGILGGSGPATPTFASSHCNGRSNTIVQSSDATGFVNRSQSVHQNGKPLIDLTPVFHEPPQHTRKGRGVTVERGMPLIDAATGPGLAPISTNIPPATAWRRPPADPSPRSRYRSNTTGRDRYHSQPHANGYPTSTGVSPTSPDGPFIPNSLLASSTRMSNSQRTAGTGKGVATGDRNAARPMLDMSPESPFVEGSLLRQL, translated from the coding sequence ATGAGGAGACCCCACGGCTTGGGTCCGACCGCGCAGCCAGCGCCCCAGTTTACAATAAAGCATGACTCGGTGCGCAATGCCTGTGTCTCACCCGAAACTAGCGCAGAGCAGCCTTCGTCTCCACCCACTATGAATGGGAACAATGCTTCGATCGCTCGAAGTATGTCGCGGTACCGGCGCAATCGACCAGGCGCCAACGACAAACCACCGACAGCCGTCCCTGCAACCCCTGCGCTCCCGAAGAGTACGCGATCGCAACCGACTGAACATGCACTGACCCAGAGATATCGTAAACAAAATGCATGTGATGCCAGAGATATTGAAGACACTAGGACGGCACAACCGAatgcggtggatgatgatcagctGGCAAAGGAAAGACAGCGGCAGCATGCGATGGATCAATTGACAGGAGCCAGTGAAACCACTCGCGCAATGTCTGCACAACCGCGAAGACGGGAAGAAAACCAACAACcgacaaaggaaaaacaaaGGGACGAAGAGAAATACTCAGAGGCGCAACTACAAGCCAGccggccagatcctgccGCCGAGAACCGCAAGTCTTTCTTGCAGAAAGCCAAGCTCTCCCGGTCCAAAGAGACCTTCAGATCGGATGATTCCACTCCAAAGTACATCGAAgtgggcggaggaggcaTCGTTCCTGGCATCGACGCGCCCGTCTCGGCGGTAAATGCAGGCGAGCGGCGAGTCCTCGTGCAATATGGCGAGCTGACCATGGATTTCGCCGTGACGCCATCTACTCAAGCGCAGGACATCTTGATGGCTGCCCCAAAACGGCTCTCTCGCGACGTTGATCCTGCCAAGTTCATTCTCATGGAATCCTTTCACCAGCTCGGCCTGGAGCGACCTCTTCGGCGATACGAACGAATCCGGGACGTGATGAATTCGTGGGCTCATGATAACGACAGCCGCTTGTTTATTACCCCGCCGGCCAGTGTGGACGCCTTGGACCAACTGGATGCCCAGCACATCTCCAGCGAGCAGCCCCGCGCGGTGACTGTTTACCTTTACTACTCTCAACGTCCGCGCAGGTGGGATAAACGCTACATCACCCTGCGTGCCGACGGACAGGTTACCATGGCTAAGAAAGAAGGCGCCAAGGACCAAACGAACATCTGTCACCTATCTGATTTTGACATCTATGTGCCCAATGCTCGGGCTCTCGCCAAAGAAATCAAGCCATCAAAAAGAATCTGCTACGCCATTAAGAGCCAGCAGAAATCCAGCATGTTCTTGAAATCCGAGAACTTTGTGCATTTCTTTACAACGAACGACAGAACCATGGCAGAAAAGTGGTATCAGGCAGCCCAGAAGTGGCGGAGCTGGTATATGGTCAACACCCTGGGAGCGGGCCAGagagttgaagaagaggcggCCTTGCTGAGGCAATCTGAGACTCGCACCAGTTCGTCGCGAAAGAAGACACTTTTGGAAGACGCAGAGCCGCCAATGCAGGCGCAAAGATCTGTTGATCAGCAGAGAACAACTTCTAAAGAACTCTCCACTCGGAAGAAGACTCAGCGCGAGCACGCACCCCCGCCATCTTCTTTCCCCGAAACACTGACGGTCAACACGAACGTCGCCGGGTCCAATGGGGGCAAGGCATTGGTGCAGGGGATCTCACcagaggaggtggaagcATCGACATTTTCACCAAGTGGGCTTCTGGGTCGCACATACACCCAGAGGCAGCGCGCTATGCgtgaacaagaagagaaggacaAGCGAGCCGCGCAAGATCCACCATTCTCTTCACATGGCATTTTGGGCGGAAGCGGCCCCGCTACGCCCACGTTTGCTTCGAGCCACTGCAACGGTCGAAGCAACACGATAGTACAATCCTCTGATGCCACGGGATTCGTCAATCGATCCCAGTCCGTTCATCAAAATGGCAAGCCTCTCATCGACCTCACGCCCGTCTTCCACGAGCCACCACAACATACCCGCAAGGGCCGAGGTGTAACCGTCGAACGTGGCATGCCCTTGATtgacgccgccaccggccCTGGTCTGGCTCCCATATCGACGAATATCCCTCCTGCAACTGCTTGGCGTCGACCACCCGCCGACCCTAGTCCTCGGTCCCGATACCGCTCAAACACTACAGGAAGAGACCGATATCACTCACAGCCCCACGCTAATGGTTatcccacctccaccggAGTGAGTCCAACCTCACCGGATGGCCCCTTCATACCCAATAGTCTGCTCGCTTCTTCCACCCGAATGTCCAACAGCCAACGTACAGCTGGCACGGGGAAAGGCGTGGCAACAGGTGACCGCAACGCGGCGCGGCCGATGTTGGACATGTCCCCGGAAAGCCCCTTCGTGGAGGGCAGTCTTCTGCGACAGTTGTAA
- a CDS encoding uncharacterized protein (ID:PFLUO_005724-T1.cds;~source:funannotate), translating into MTSIVLVTGASGLLGRQVFNVFQRSGVLVVGQGFTRATPPTILKADLEQTDEIKRILDEVKSRQSLYMSSELTRASGAANKSPELCDKNPEQARKVNVDSTRCLAEECNSRGAFLIYISTDYVFPGVEGEAPYEANAETRPPNLYGQLKRDGERAVLEATNDTGLGVVLRVPVLYGAARNNSESAVNTLVDAVKKSSDANAGIKMDDWAQRYPTNTEDVARVCRDIVIKFLREKGKLKELPHILQFSSEDRMTKYGICERLAHILGVSMEGMVRNQQGNDPNAGVQRPYDTHLSTKSLVDLGIDVRTTDFEAWWRQSLAPSQK; encoded by the exons ATGACCTCCATTGTCCTCGTCACTGGAGCTAGCGGACTACTCGGGCGCCAGGTGTTCAATGTCTTCCAGCGGTCCGGAGTGCTGGTCGTCGGCCAAGGCTTCACCCGCGCAACGCCGCCAACGATTCTCAAGGCAGACCTGGAACAGACGGACGAGATCAAGAGGATTCTGGACGAAGTGAAGTCA CGCCAATCCCTATACATGTCCTCCGAGCTGACTCGAGCATCAGGCGCTGCAAACAAGTCCCCCGAGCTGTGCGATAAGAACCCTGAGCAAGCACGCAAGGTCAATGTGGATTCAACCCGTTGCTTGGCTGAAGAATGTAACTCGCGCGGGGCCTTCCTCATCTACATCTCCACCGACTACGTCTTCCCCGGCGTCGAAGGTGAAGCTCCCTATGAAGCGAACGCAGAGACTCGACCCCCAAACCTGTATGGCCAGTTGAAACGAGACGGCGAGCGAGCCGTCCTGGAGGCCACAAACGACACAGGACTGGGCGTGGTCCTGCGAGTGCCAGTACTGTACGGTGCGGCGCGCAACAACTCCGAGAGCGCGGTGAACACGCTTGTCGACGCGGTCAAGAAATCATCCGACGCCAATGCCGGCATCAAGATGGACGACTGGGCCCAGCGGTATCCCACCAACACCGAAGATGTGGCGCGCGTGTGCCGCGATATCGTCATCAAGTTTCTGCGCGAGAAGGGCAAGCTAAAGGAGCTGCCACATATCTTACAATTCTCCTCCGAGGACCGCATGACCAAGTATGGGATCTGCGAGAGGCTGGCGCATATTCTCGGGGTGTCGATGGAGGGCATGGTGAGAAATCAGCAGGGAAATGACCCCAACGCTGGGGTGCAGCGGCCCTATGACACGCATCTATCGACTAAGTCGCTAGTGGATTTGGGGATTGATGTGCGCACCACAGACTTTGAAGCCTGGTG GCGGCAATCGCTGGCCCCGAGCCAGAAATAA
- a CDS encoding uncharacterized protein (ID:PFLUO_005725-T1.cds;~source:funannotate), whose protein sequence is MPGARNLSAALRRTRVPRPRLLSRPVVSHAPNATVRAFTSATARLESRQIKYTSDAYPNVKRDSRFAELSADDVSHFKSLLGAESAVVDGVTADATDDIEPFNSDWMRKYRGHTRLVLKPQTTEEVSKVLKYCNERRLAVVPQGGNTGLVGGSVPVFDEIVINMSRMNNIHSFDQASGVLVADAGVILEVADQYLAQHDHLFPLDLGAKGSCHIGGNVSTNAGGLRLLRYGSLHGSVLGLEAVLPDGTIVDALSTLRKNNTGYDLKQLFIGAEGTIGLITAVSIQCPPRPKAVNVAYFGLESFEQVQQAYLQAKGQLSEILSAFELMDGRSQRLVHESTGNKYPLEGEHPFYCLVETSGSNAEHDMAKLESFLEHVMGEGIVADGVLAQDETQFRSLWRWREGITEALSHLGGTYKYDVSIPLPELYQLVEDCKERLVQKGFVGDDDSFPVRAVVGYGHMGDSNLHLNVSVRQYDKEVEKAIEPWVYEWIQKRQGSISAEHGLGIAKREFIGYSQNETMVKLMKQLKDLYDPKSIMNPYKFIK, encoded by the exons ATGCCCGGTGCCCGGAATCTCTCCGCTGCGCTGCGGCGGACTCGAGtgcctcgtcctcgcctGCTTTCTCGACCCGTCGTCTCTCACGCCCCTAACGCGACCGTGCGCGCCTTTACCTCCGCTACCGCTCGGCTAGAATCCCGACAGATCAAGTACACTAGCGATGCCTACCCAAACGTGAAGCGCGACTCGCGGTTCGCCGAATTGTCCGCCGACGATGTATCGCACTTCAAATCCCTGCTGGGCGCCGAGTCCGCCGTCGTGGATGGGGTGACCGCTGATGCGACTGACGACATCGAGCCCTTCAACAGCGACTGGATGCGCAAGTATCGTGGCCACACCCGCCTGGTCCTCAAGCCCCAGACCACCGAGGAGGTCAGCAAGGTGCTGAAATACTGCAATGAGCGCAGATTGGCCGTGGTGCCGCAGGGAGGAAACACCGGTTTGGTCGGTGGCTCTGTGCCCGTGTTTGATGAGATTGTCATCAATATGTCGCGCATGAACAACATTCACTCTTTTGACCAGGCGTCGGGGGTGCTGGTCGCTGATGCAGGTGTCATTCTTGAAGTCGCGGACCAGTATCTCGCCCAGCACGACCATCTCTTCCCCTTGGACCTGGGTGCGAAGGGATCCTGCCATATTGGAGGCAATGTCTCAACCAACGCGGGGGGTCTGCGTTTACTGCGGTATGGCAGTCTGCACGGGAGCGTGCTGGGTCTCGAGGCGGTCCTGCCGGACGGGACCATTGTCGATGCCCTCTCGACCCTGCGCAAGAACAATACGGGCTATGATCTAAAGCAACTGTTTATTGGTGCCGAGGGTACGATTGGCCTGATTACTGCCGTGTCAATTCAGTGCCCCCCGCGGCCCAAGGCTGTCAACGTCGCCTACTTCGGATTGGAGAGCTTCGAGCAGGTCCAGCAGGCCTATCTCCAGGCCAAGGGCCAGCTTTCCGAGATTCTCTCGGCATTCGAGCTGATGGATGGTCGCAGCCAGCGTCTGGTGCACGAGTCCACCGGCAACAAGTACCCTCTCGAGGGCGAGCACCCCTTCTACTGCCTGGTGGAGACCAGCGGATCCAATGCCGAGCACGACATGGCCAAGCTGGAATCCTTCCTCGAACATGTGATGGGCGAGGGCATCGTCGCCGACGGCGTGCTGGCCCAGGATGAGACCCAGTTCCGGTCCCTGTGGCGCTGGCGAGAAGGCATCACCGAGGCCTTGAGCCATCTGGGTGGCACCTACAAGTACGACGTGTCGATCCCGCTGCCGGAGCTGTATCAGCTGGTGGAGGACTGTAAGGAGCGGTTGGTGCAGAAGGGATTTGTCGGCGATGACGACTCCTTCCCGGTGCGCGCCGTGGTGGGCTATGGCCATATGGGCGACTCCAATCTACACCTGAACGTCTCCGTGCGGCAGTACGAcaaggaggtcgagaaggcgATCGAGCCATGGGTATACGAGTGGATCCAAAAGCGACAAGGCAGTATCAGTGCGGAACACGGGCTGGGCATTGCCAAGCGGGAATTTATCGGGTACAGCCAGAACGAGACGATGGTGAAGCTGATGAAGCAGCTGAAGGATTTGTATGATCCG AAATCGATAATGAATCCCTATAAGTTCATAAAATAA
- a CDS encoding uncharacterized protein (ID:PFLUO_005726-T1.cds;~source:funannotate), translating to MADDMASHYQMMEELGSGSFGVVYKAIDLSTGEIVAIKHIDLESSEDDIQEIQQEISVLATCASSFVTQYKASFLKGHKLWIVMEYLGGGSCLDLLKPGVFNEAHVAIVCQQLLQGLDYLHTEGKIHRDVKAANVLLSNMGKVKLADFGVAAQLVNIKSQRNTFVGTPFWMAPEVIQQAGYDFKADIWSLGITAIEMINGEPPHASTHPMKVLFLIPKQPAPRLEGNEYSSTFKDFIAQCLTKDPDRRPSAKELLRHKFIRNAGKTEALQELIHRKQDWDAGRGVNKDVKYYAESLNTMTKPESADDDDWVFDTVKAPSMWVPKGTDWTTLDEEDDTDPAELLKDMQISVPLAKPPPPPKHQPNSTVRRAPEAERSPSVRRANTKRRSSGVKQPLGLDLSFGNSPSTVRQFRRVSDKVPNDASKASQGYDENVSPKVLAAESTSKEAQLGRRAYGKAIGHSCQEILSTTGDGEKREAISRLAEAFSDLEMVDPEGLYHIIRTMNERLQADTRLSALIPAEPPSDSPQRPRLVLAQNNPHLKSHRRRQSSQITEPLPQPPSLSKLPGQHVSGMEHTKQLSDVLYQRWSEGLRNRWPGM from the exons ATGGCGGACGATATGGCGAGCCACTACCAGATGATGGAGGAGTTGGGGA GTGGGAGTTTTGGGGTGGTGTACAAGGCCATTGACCTTTCCACCGGGGAGATTGTCGCGATCAAGCAT ATTGATCTCGAGTCTAGCGAAGACGACATCCAAGAAATTCAGCAGGAGATATCCGTCCTGGCCACCTGTGCCAGCTCCTTTGTGACACAATACAAGGCCAGTTTCCTCAAGGGCCACAAGCTGTGGATTGTCATGGAATACCTCGGAGGGGGATCCTGTCTGGACTTG CTCAAACCAGGGGTTTTCAACGAAGCACATGTGGCCATCGTCTGccagcagctcctccaggggCTCGATTATCTCCACACCGAAGGCAAGATCCATCGCGACGTCAAAGCCGCCAATGTCCTACTCTCAAACATGGGGAAAGTGAAGCTGGCGGACTTTGGAGTCGCCGCGCAGTTGGTCAACATCAAGTCACAGCGCAATACCTTCGTGGGAACACCGTTCTGGATGGCGCCGGAAGTAATCCAGCAGGCTGGATATGACTTCAAGGCGGATATCTGGTCATTAGGGATTACCGCGATCGAGATGATCAACGGCGAGCCACCACATGCCAGCACCCACCCGATGAAGGTCCTTTTTCTCATTCCGAAGCAGCCCGCTCCCAGGTTGGAGGGCAATGAATACAGCAGTACATTTAAGGACTTCATTGCGCAATGCTTGACCAAGGATCCGGACCGCCGGCCTAGTGCGAAAGAGCTGTTGAGACACAAGTTTATTCGCAATGCAGGGAAAACCGAGGCTCTGCAAGAGCTTATACATCGCAAACAGGACTGGGATGCCGGTCGAGGGGTAAACAAGGATGTGAAGTACTATGCAGAGTCCTTGAACACCATGACCAAGCCCGAATCTGCTGATGACGACGATTGGGTCTTCGATACCGTCAAAGCTCCGAGCATGTGGGTTCCCAAGGGCACCGACTGGACGACCTTGGATGAAGAGGACGATACCGATCCGGCCGAGCTGTTGAAGGATATGCAAATCTCTGTACCTCTTGCCAaaccaccgccaccacctaAACACCAGCCCAATTCCACCGTCCGACGAGCACCGGAGGCCGAGAGGAGCCCTTCCGTGCGCCGGGCCAACACCAAGCGGCGATCCAGCGGTGTCAAGCAACCCTTGGGGTTGGACTTGAGTTTTGGCAATAGCCCATCGACTGTTCGGCAATTTCGTCGTGTCTCGGACAAGGTCCCCAACGATGCTTCCAAGGCCTCGCAGGGCTACGATGAGAATGTCAGTCCGAAGGTTCTCGCGGCTGAATCGACCAGCAAAGAAGCTCAACTTGGTCGCCGCGCATATGGCAAAGCTATTGGCCATTCTTGCCAAGAGATCCTTTCCACAACCGGCGATGGCGAGAAGCGGGAGGCCATCTCCcggctggcggaggcgttCAGTGATCTGGAGATGGTCGATCCGGAGGGTCTTTACCACATCATCCGGACCATGAACGAGAGACTGCAAGC TGACACCCGGCTTTCGGCTCTCATCCCTGCCGAACCACCATCCGATTCCCCCCAGCGGCCGCGTCTGGTCCTGGCCCAAAACAACCCGCATCTGAAGAGCCACCGGCGCCGACAGTCGTCTCAGATCACCGAGCCCTTGCCCCAACCGCCATCACTGTCCAAACTTCCCGGACAGCACGTGTCGGGCATGGAGCATACGAAACAGCTCTCAGATGTGCTCTACCAGCGCTGGTCAGAGGGCCTCCGCAATCGGTGGCCTGGCATGTAA
- a CDS encoding uncharacterized protein (ID:PFLUO_005727-T1.cds;~source:funannotate), with amino-acid sequence MASHNSVKTMHRQTHLNREDPEVRLYYQECLPAQEKKGTILLIHGFPQSSHQFRFVIEPLAQAGYHVIAPDYRGHGFSSHPLGDSGYTKKELATDIFHLLTKHIGVTEKVHVVGHDIGGTIAHAYVSQFPDHVASVIWGECPLPGTTLFDKIKHTQTLWHFDFQSHNPEFSVALVQGRERMYLKHFYDRLTQNSAVFTPEVLDFYTMQYQVPDALRCAFLSYRAFTEDGKHNREWLQQNGKVKVRAMILSGDHSFIASEAESMAKEMYENVKVGTVKDSGHYLAEENPESFVEEVLAFVEA; translated from the coding sequence ATGGCCTCTCACAACTCCGTTAAGACGATGCATCGTCAAACACATCTCAACCGAGAAGACCCCGAAGTCAGGCTATACTACCAAGAATGCCTACCCGCccaagagaagaaaggaacGATCCTCCTCATTCACGGCTTTCCCCAGAGTTCGCATCAATTCCGCTTCGTTATCGAGCCACTCGCTCAAGCTGGATATCACGTCATCGCGCCAGATTATCGAGGACATGgcttctcttcccaccccTTGGGTGATTCCGGCTACACCAAGAAAGAACTCGCGACTGATATCTTCCACCTGCTCACCAAGCATATCGGCGTCACGGAGAAGGTACATGTGGTCGGGCACGATATTGGCGGCACCATTGCCCACGCCTACGTCTCTCAATTCCCAGACCATGTCGCCAGCGTGATCTGGGGGGAATGCCCTCTTCCCGGAACCACGCTATTCGACAAGATCAAGCACACGCAGACCCTCTGGCACTTTGATTTCCAAAGCCACAACCCTGAATTCTCGGTGGCGCTCGTACAGGGCCGGGAGAGGATGTACTTGAAGCACTTCTACGATCGACTGACACAGAACTCGGCCGTTTTCACTCCCGAGGTCCTGGACTTCTACACGATGCAGTACCAGGTGCCCGATGCTCTGCGATGCGCCTTCCTCAGCTATCGCGCATTCACGGAGGATGGGAAGCACAACCGGGAATGGCTGCAGCAGAACGGGAAGGTGAAAGTGCGCGCTATGATTCTATCGGGCGATCATAGTTTTATTGCCTCGGAGGCGGAGAGCATGGCGAAGGAGATGTATGAGAACGTCAAGGTTGGCACTGTGAAGGACAGTGGACACTACCTCGCAGAAGAGAATCCCGAAAGCTTCGTGGAGGAGGTTTTGGCTTTCGTTGAGGCGTAA